The DNA sequence ctttaaccataTTTTTTTGTCGAACCATGGTTAATCCAAGGATTTTATAGCAAAAATAGTTGTGTGTAGTAAGTTTAACTTTAATAATCATGTATATTTTTtgactgtagtaaaaccatggtaaatttTTGTAGGAGTCATTCCAAGTTTAACTAAGGGATGATGTAGAGTTATTTATAGGTTTTCTAGACCCACAGGGAAAAGATTGTAGTATCCTACAATATAGTCAAATGCAGTAAAACTCCTAGGTACTAGAGTATTTTGAACATCACCatagtaaatatttaaataaagtataCTACACAACAGTATACTATCCTGCATATTCGAGTGAACTTCCCAGACTGCACCGTCTTGTGTTACGCCTTCAACCGTATACGTTCGTACGCAACGCCGGGGATTGTTGGGCCGAATCGTATGTCGGATTTTATATCTCTAGAAATCTGTTAATCTTCGgtataaacacaaaacaacaacGCGAGCTCTCAACTGCGACAGAGTTTCATCACGATACAAGTCCGAGATTAAAACTCAACACTGACGGACGTGAGCATCGCGTTCCTGGAAGATCTGTGTGCGCAAGAGTGCGACAATAACAACGTATGTGCGGTAAACTGTGCTGGGCTTTCAGTTTTCAGAAACAATAGTACATTAACAATTTCCCCTACCTCTTCAAAACGCTGCAGACTTCAAGTCTAGCGTGCATCTGCCTCGCCTCGAGTCGTTTTCATCTGCAAAATGAAATCAAGTCAAGAAATTGTTGTCGTACGATCCGTGCCCGTCTGTCTGTAATATATGGTATACAATTACGAAAGTTTTTCACGCACAGTAATAAAAAACACGTGCACGTATCACCCATACAAACAGTTTCACgttaaacattgaaaataacCCGGATAATGCGTACTAGTTAAACCTTATACTAAACTACATGCAATGCGCTACATATCTGTCCATGAGTAAGTTAACATTTGAACACAATACTCAGTTTACTTAATCTGTTTATTTGTTTGCTAGACAATGCTAACAGTTCAAGTCATCTCGACTGTGAGATCCTTCTTTTAAAGTAACTCTCCTAAATGTTATGAATAAATCCCATCAATAAACGATATCCGCTATGGTTAGGTTTGTCGTATTAAACTTGTAAACCACTTTTTAGTTCTCTATCGGACTGATTTTCAACCTACTTTTCCAGGATGATCTGATCCAGCAGCGACTGATACAGGCCTGCAGCCCATACGCGTGACGTCAGGCCGTATTTTGGGAATATACGTCCCATACTGGAATGACATACGATGCCTATCCTAGTAAAGCGAGAGAGGGGGGATTTATTTGTTGCCTGGGACAAACTAATCTGAGGCTTATCACTTGTTCTCAAAATACACTGGAATATCAGTTTTTATGCTTTGgaacttatattttattgtttagcCCCTGTATTTGGCTTAAATAAGACAGTGCTAAAGCAACCAAATAATAATctaaatttgtaaataaaaaaacatgacacTTGTTTTGACTAAGATCTCCCTTTGACCTTTTCATATTGCACGTTGTCGCCTAATCCACATGGCTGTTTGCGAAGAAATATAAGATGAGTGGGGAAATTCCTCCCCTCAACTAAGCACTTCTCACATGATGTTAACAACAATGCTAAAGATATCTGTGCTCCATTGCACCGCCCTGCTTTGATAATATCTACTCACTTGTCTACAGGCCGGCATGCGCAACTGACCGCTGTTGACTTTGCAACTTATTGTCCGCTGATAAGGTGGTGATTATCAGCAACCACATACTCACAACCAACCATCAGCCACGCGCACATATATCTTAAATACTTTCCTTCAACTGATGTCTAAATGACTTCTTATCACCTGTCCACCCATTCCCTCCCATCTTCTGCAAGGTATTTAACCACTCATTCCTCAATACTCTCCTTTAGGTCTATGTTGTTCACTGTATACAGGGGCACCTGGTGGGACCTTCACACaacaaaagtaattttaagtgtttttttttttttaaacagtatcACTCTTTGTGCTGCTTTGGTTAAAGAAGCTGCCAACCTGCAGCTGATCCAACATATGAAAACCTTTTTCATAAGCAAGGTACAGggaaatacaaatattttttatttgttatgaaaTAACTATCTTTGTATCTGCAGACATTGCATCGGTTTATAATATAAAGAAAAGCTACCCTTTAGGTCTAACAATCTGGGAAAACGTTTTTGTAATGTGTAGTTTCTTTGGATTTTGACTAATTTTCAGTAGTTTCTTTCAACAAATCTTcttttcttaaaggtgcagtgtgtaaattttaacggcatctagtggtgaggttgcgaattgcaaccaacggctcagtccattGCCCAACCCTcgtttttgaaatgcataaagaagctacgatagccaccaccggacaaacatttcatgattggagacaacttagtaaaaaagtttgtctgttagggcttctgtagaaacatggcggcccaaaatggcggcttccatgtaacgGACCCCTCAGtgtttgtagataaaaacgtctcattctaaggttataaaaacataaccaTTCATATACAAGGTCTTTACACacaactgataatatagttttgtatattattttgcatttcttgtTTCAAGAGATcgttctaaaaattacacactgcatctttaaataTTTGAATTCTCTAATCAAAAGACTTGTTTGCCTTGCATAATGTTTGTTACCTTTTCTGTAATTTATGTGCTTGCTTACAGGGGTATTAATAGGGTATTGTTGTTTGTAGGAATTTTTTCTTAGATTTGTTGCAGATAATTTTTAATGCTTTAGATCCTATGAATAGCCACGTGCTTATAAAAGCGGTAACCCCTGACCCGAAATATCTTTCACATTTTTAGCTGCATACAATTCAGCAAACATCTTGATTATTTGGCTGCTAAGTCGTTTAATGATCCTGGCATAGTGTTCTGATTCAAATTGTTTTCTATATAAAGACATGTGTGCTCTTTATTCTTGTAGCTTTTGAAATGTTATTAATATCTGGGTCATTATTAATGCTTTATTCATTTTAGACTCGTGCAATGAGTTCATGAGTCTGCGAGTTCTTATACCCTCATGCATGCATCACCAGCACAAGCATACACATAGGCATAAATAATACACATAAATATGCTTTCGCATATCACTCATTTCCAACGTGTGATCCTTTTTAGTACTTCCTAATTTTCTTCATTGTCCATTTTTTCCCACCTCCGGCTACCTTCCTCAAGAGGACAAACACCACTCTTTAACCACACACCACACCGGATGAGCACGAAGCATGTCCTTATATGTCCACATCTCTCAGATTCAACAGGAAGAGGCAGTTTATTAAACCACAAGCATTGttcatacaaacaattcaatataaatattttagtttAGGGTTAATATTTAAGGCTGGTTCCTTAACATAAGACTATGAATGCTTGCAAATCCtcatattttcacaaatgtgtTTGCCTTTTGTTCAACTGTTTATTTTATTCCACCTAGTCATTTCTTGATTCATGTTTTTAATTCAAGAATGTTAAGTATAATGCATTATAATATCATACGAACTATTATACAGTCATTGCAGTCCACTCAGGTCATGTTGCAGGACACAAGCAGAGGCACGCAGCTCCACAGGTCTTGATTTAAATAACGGAGCCGCTGCCAGTCTGACAGACTGTATGGTTTCCGTTAATTGGCCGAGCTCATTTAGTAATGGTCTCACTTTTCCTCGGCCGCCCCCTCTCTTCCGTTGCTCGCACAATGCCTGGAAGTCGCCTAGACCCACATCTCCCTCTCTGTGTTTTTTCTTCTGTTGTttttctctcgctctctctctctcgtttttCCCTCGCACCAAAGGCACAATTGATTCAGCCGCCATCAAAACAAATAGGAGCACAaggacacacacacgcactcaACACCCCAGTCCAAAAGACACTTCCGACTCGCATTAACATACACAGAGCATGTTTAACCACAAACAAAGGATAAATTcagtaattgcataatgacttCTCAAAGCCTAATGCTTATTTGCTGTTTTGTAGCAACTATAATTATTAGTTTTTGTTTAGTTACCTATGGAGGCCGAGTGAAATTTGAGGAAAGTCATCTGGTTATTTAGATTCAGATGTTACAACTTAAGGCCTGggttcacagacaaggcttaactAAAGCCAAAACCAGGCCTTAGTTAAGATGTTAAAGCATCTTCACCTTGTCTGTGAATCAAGAGGAAAGTGTATTTCGGTTTTAGATTACTTTTACTGAAATTGCTTTTTATGTACAGTTAATAACTTAATTAAAAAGTGTATTTAAGTCTAGACATGACCAAAAATGATTATCACAATATTACATTATGGTATACACCTGataccataaaatgtaaagctACAAGTATAGTTCCATTTTTACGCATACGCGAGGGTCCGAGGCAAATTTCATCATTAGAATAATATGCACGCCGCAAAATTTTTGTTACATTGTATGCGTATGTCATGCATGAgcatacaggagaatgtagtatatTGCCATAATGCAAATGCATCTAACGTCTGTGTACACATACGAGTTAattaaactatgctttgcaaggcttgTGCATTCGACCGTGCACGTACGTTCgcatacacataaaaacactATATTTCGGACTATATTTGTATgcaaaggtcgcatatgcgcatacaggagaatgtagggtgtggcccaggagatgcattgcattttgtcgctaTTCGCATGTGTCGAAcatctgtttacacgtacaagtcaaataaaTTATTCTTGGCAACACTTGCGCATTCAACCATGCACGTACGTTTGCGTAcacgtaaaaaaaattaactataTTCCTGGCTTAACCGCGCACTCTTTGTATGTGTAGGTCGCACATGTgcgtacaggagaatgtagtacgTAGAACAGGAAAtgtattgcattttgtcgcaaagCACGTGCGTCAAACTTCTGTGTACACATAcaagttattttttatatgttttatacttaaaggtgcagtgtgtaaattttagcgacatctagtggtgaggttgtgaattgcaaccaacggctcagtccactgctcacccctggcctttgaaacgcatagagaagctactgtagccaccaccggacaaacaggtCATCATCGGAGAGAACTAAGTAAACAAAATTTGTCTTTTAAGGGCTTctatagaaacatggcggcccaaaatggcgacttctatgtaaggggaccctctgtgtatgtagataaaaacatctccttctaaggtaataaacacataacggttcattatgaaaggtcataTTACACttttgataatatagttttgtatattatattgcatttctgtcaagagatccttctaaaatttacacactgcacctttaaaagctgTGGCTTATTGTTACTCTGTAATTGTtaatgtattcatttataaaatggTGTGCTTTTTTGAAGTGGGCAACCACCTAAATCACACTACCAAGTCCAAAAGAACAACCCAAAACCATTTAGAATAAATAGCAACTACAtagcaacaccttagcaaccatcGACCACTTTTTTGTATTGGTAGGCACTGCTTGCTACTTTTTTAGAACGAAAAAAAACTACTAGCATTATTAGCTGTTAATCTCCTGTGCTGTTGTGTAGTTAAATTCCTTCTCTATTTAAACCGTTTGCAATCCCATCATCTAAGAATGTAGTTGACGATTAACGGTTGTGTGGTTATGGCACGTGCTTGTGTGCCGGTTGGTGAGTTTAGCCTAAGTGAACCACGAGAGAAGATGAGGTAACTTTCCGCTTGTTTTTAAGTTATTGGACACCTACACGGCCCCCATATCCCCTGTCTCATTCTCCTGCCTGCTTTATTGACGGATGTCCTGCGCAGGCGTTTCATccctgggtgtgtgtgtgtgtgtgtgtatgtatgcataattgtgtgtgtgtttcacagGAAGCCTTAAAAGGGAGCAGTCTATGGAGCAGAGGGGGTGTTCCATAGTTCCTGCACATCTGCAAGCTACATTTCTCTATGGGTGTTGCGGGTTGTTTTCGATCGTGAGAGAGGGGTATCACCCAtatcactttttttaaattcctACTTCCTTCCTCGCATTGCCCATAACAAGCTTTCAGaagcgcgcgcacacacacacactgacagGAAACCAGACAGAGGTTTCCGGCAACCCCTAAGAGAGGCAGGTGAGGCCTTATTTGGCCCTACCTGCTGACCTGGCTGTATTTGACCGGCTGCTTATCTTTCTGAAATTAGGTTGTGCCGTTTGAATCTGTCTGTTTAAAATTGCTTATAGGAAGTAACTCTCCAGATTAAAGGTGAGCAGACTGAGCTAAGTAAAATCAAGAATCAGGGATATAATTTTTGGTATAAATACGGATTTCCGTATTTTCTGACCTTGGTGGGATGACTTGtctttttgcattttattttgcGATAGAATGGGGGTATGCGTGCGTTGTTTGTAGACGCACGCTTAGCCCTCATTTAACATGTATCCCTGACATTAGGTTTGTTTGAGTTCATGCAGCGCCGCAAAAACCGACACAAACCAACctttgcggcgccgcatgaactCAAACAAACCTAATGTCTGGGATACATGTTGGGTGACGGCGAAGCGCGCGTCTACAAACAACGCATGCATATaccccccacacacacattgCAAAACTCATCGGATTTACTTGATTTAGAAAAGTCATCCCACCAAGGTCAGAAAATACGGAAATCCGTTTTTATACGGAAAAATCACATCCATGTTTTATAATCTAAATTGTCCGTCAGAATTACATaattataatgtattttttgtgtatgttatgttgtgcattttgtttctgcGCACCGGAGGGTGGTTTTGGGTTCCtccttcttttttgtccttggccaatCCCATGCCTAAGAATATAATTGAATTCTCAATAAGGCAAACTATATTTTCCTTTTACAGCCATCTATAAACTAGCTACTAAATAGCTATGCACTTAAGACCACTCCGAACACCATAATTGTGGTGGGGACTTTTGCATGAGGAATATCCAGCCCATTCTCATAAAATGCGTAAAAAAAGCACGCAAAGTcttgcaatacatacgccaaattctaattttgaatgcacatgatgcgcaagtccttcccattcacttatacgGCGCATCTTTTCATgatgttttatgtattggtttcaatattttttactttttttgtcgcttgggtttgggtaagaacaactttttgttacataaaatgacatcctaaccccaattctaaccccaactccaagcaaccacggtttaaaaatagacaaaaacatggagaaacctatattaaatgatatcctaaagcaaatcccaaatctaaccccaaacccaagcgacaatgtttttaaaacagacacgaaTACGACACGAATAGATGCGCCATATTAAGTGAACGGGTAGGACTGGCTGCTTATATGCATacttttcacactgcatgctatTTATATACAGTTTATGAAAATGGGTTGGAATATCAGATATTTCTGTAAAAATCCCATTTTGAGATTAGAAGGGAATGTTCTTCCTTTTATTTAGGATTAAATGCAATAACCATATTAATTAACATAATGTTTTTCCTAATTTTTTATCCTAAATAATTTACAGTACACTTATACACCAAGAGCAACCTTTTatgtattctttttttatataaaatgcatttgaaGCATTCATTTGATAATTAATCATATTTAATCAAAAGAATGACCCAAAGATACAGCATCCCAGTATGGGGATTTCATATTGAAGTTGATATATTTGCACAAACATCCTCTGAGACAATTTCCCCAGTCCTGGACAGACACTGGGTCGTGCGAGTTTGCTTTGGTTAGTTGAACTCCTGGACAGTGTTGACAGGACTTCTGACCCTTTGACAATGCACATGAGCCCACGCAGGCAAACACACACCTACACATCAAGCATGCACTCTAACACACAAACCTACATTCCCTGAATTCTTCTCATCCTCACAAAATACAAGTGgacatacacaaaatacaaattTCCTGTCATCAATGAAGAGACATTAAACACAAAGGGCTCTAATACACAATCATAAATACTGAAACGCAGGGGCCTGGAGCCTTTTCCCGCTGAGTTTCCACTGCGTGGGCAGGACAGAAAAGGGGGATTTGGATAAAAGTTGGGGTTTTACGCTGATCTCAGACCATTCTTTCTTATCTACATTCCAGCCTCTGTCATTACAAGAAACACCTCTAAACTGACCTTAGATCAGTGTTAAAAGACAGCTTCTACTAGCACAGGAAATAAACACCCGGCTGAATGGGACTTCCTGCACGGCATTATAAAGGATACTCTCTGTTAGGTCAGACCGGTCAGTTTTACTGAGACGAGGGTGAGTGAGAAAGGCTGGACCTTGTAAGATCAGAACCACAGAGGAGCTGTAAGGACAGTGTGGTGCGTGTTCTCGTCCCTGCTGGTCGGGGTAAGTTCctttttattaaatatgttcatttaaaaCTGAGATTTATGGGCATTAAAAGACAAACTGATTTAATTTTAGCATCATTTAtcattaaatttaaaaatagttattttttattgttcagataaacatgcaaaaaaacattaatgcatCCAAattgacatatatatatataaggctTTTAACCACATGCCATAGTCAATgcattacaaatatattatgaCTTTGAATGAAGAAGCAGTTACTGGTGTAAATTTATAGTTGTTTTATCAACTAAGCTAGAACTGTTTGCAAAATGAAATAGTTTGCATTTGCATTACCATTAAATGCAGTAAAATTATTCAATATATATAGgctaattaaacatttttattgaaatttaaatGTGATGCATGCACTTTAAAATGAGTCTCTTTTGATGACAGGTACGAGTAGGGAGCTGGTCTCCCCAAACACATGCTTCTGAATCGTTTCTCACCACTACAGACAGGTAAACAAGTTGACCAAATATACCTTACACACATAGGCTACATTCTTATTGTGAATAGGCTCGATTGCAAACATGTAGCAGACAATATACCTACAATATGTTGATGTTTATATCCaatatcattcagtgaaataaatgaaaatggaGGAACAACACCTAAAACCCTCACAGCATGCTGCATCCACCAATGTGATAGAGATGGAGGGCTACGTTAAAGAGTTCACACGCCATTCCAACGACGTATTGCTGAACTTAAATGAACTCCGGCATCGGGACATTCTTACAGATGCCACACTGCTAGTAGGAACCACCAAACTGCGCGCCCACTGCGCTGTCCTCATCGCATGCAGGTCGGTCAATTCACCTAATCTCAACCCCATCTCCTATTCTTTCCTGTCCCCTCTACCCCTTTTCCTGTTTGTGTCAAGACATCTCTTTGTTTGAAGGCAGTTATGGGGCTTCTTTACACTTGATGGTCAACGCCTTCCTCTTCTAATTTACCCCCTGTGGCattcattttacattttgtgtCATTTCTAAGCCTTGTTGCTCAGTAAAAGTGACCTCTTACAGATATTCCCCTGTTTAATTTctgttaacatttaaaaaactttggataaaagcatctgccaaatgcatactgTCATGTAATGTAAAATGAATCATCTATATTTATCTTGTCCCCTAGTGGGTTCTTCTACACGCTCTTCTCTCGTCGAGCGAACGGTGCTTGTGGGGACCGAGGGCTGTCCCTTACCTTGCCGGAAGGGCTGGACGCGGGTAGTGTGTCCATGCTGCTGGACTTCATGTACACCTCCCGCCTCCCTCTAACACCCGGTACAGTTTCTGGAGTGCTCGTCGCTGCCACCTACCTGCAGATGGAGCATGTTGCCGACACCTGCCGAACATTTATTCAGCATAGGTGAGACTGAAAACCAAAACATAGAAACAACATTTTTGAAAACAGATCTTTGCTGGCatgaaatcttgttttttgttgttgtaaataACTGTATGTCTGTGCACGTGTACGTTACCGGTGAGATTGACAGTGTTTTTGTTGAATGCTGTGCAGTGGGAGGGTCTCCGTGAATCCTTGTTTGATGGAGACAACCTCTAGAGCTCCCCTTGGTGGCAGGTCACCACCTGCACATCCCATCATCTTCTCCTCCCCCTCCAGACCTACAAATGAGGCAGAGGATCCCATACCAGACCGAGCCAGGTAAAAAGAGCTTAGGAATGAAGTTTTGGGTGCATTTCTGCTTGAAAAAATTAGTGCTACAGTATCAAATGGGATCCCGTTGTATTCGCAGGGTGCCAGAAGAAAGCATCTCAGTGGATTCAGGAACTAGAATGACTGTGGTCCCCACTTCTCAATCTCTGAAAATAAAGGAACTTGATTCTTTACCTTCATCTCCATCCACCCTGTTTCCAGACAGTCCATCTCATTCCACTGGCCATCCCAATTCACCCGCTGAGTCCAGCAGCTGCAATCTGTCTCCCCAACTTAAGGTGTGTATGTCTGTATGCATATGACCATATTTTAGCCTCCAATAGATCTTTGTGATTATAATGTTAGGTGACCTTAACAATTTTCCTAATTTATGTTGATACTTCATCCCAACAGAAACGAACTGAATCCAAGCCCACTCCTGATCCAAAAGCCTGTAACTGGAAGAAGTACAAGTATATTGTCCTTAACCCTCTGTGTGCCACACCTATAAAGGAGGAGGAGGAGCATGGAGAGGGGCATCAAGCACAAAACCACTCCCACTTTGAGAGTGATAAGATGCAGGTTTCAACAGAGACAGTCAATGATGTGTGGGCAGGAAATGAGTCTGGACTAAATAACAGGTTTGTGAGTACATAATGATAAAATACAACTGATGCTTGGCAGTTAAAAGAACAAAGCTGTATATTAACACTATTCTTTTATTTCAGGAAAAGCCCAACTCTtccgaaaatatattttactccCCATAATGTTGTTGAGCACAATTTTCAGCCCCTGACTCTTTCGATGAATGAGGAGAAAGGTCAGTGAAGTGTCTTACATTTACTTTGATAATATAGGGGCGGTGTCCCGGACTGGGCTTATGCCagttcaagactaaaatgcatgtttgagcaaCCTTAATTTagaaacagcttgcactgacatatcttaacatatatctgtgccattgttttgtctcaaaatgcacgtattgtttttgttaagtaaaaactacttaaatgtcttaatacaactaaggcatagtcctggTTTAATCCAAAACCCTCTTCGGGAAACCTCCGCATAAGATATATACCATACTTTTACTTTGATAACATCATTTTTCAACTGTATCCATTCTGTTTTAAATAGGTCTCTGTAGTCCTTATGTATGTACTCCAGGGCTGGGTCATAGTATCAGTCAGAGTCATTTCTTAGGCCAACATCCAATCAAAACTGAGAAGTTTTCAACACCTTATTCTGGAAATCAAGGCAACACAAAACAATCCTGCACAGGTGAGATAACTATAAGACTCGAGCCTAGCTTTTCCTGCTTCTCTCTTATTATTATGATCTTTCATGTCTTGCTTTGTCTCTAATAGACAAACCGTACCGCTGTAATGTGTGTGGGGCGCAATTCAACCGGCCTGCTAATCTGAAGACTCACTCCCGCATCCACTCTGGAGAGAAGCCGTACCGCTGTGACACCTGTGGTGCCAGATTTGTCCAGGTACCACTGCAGATCATTACAAATCCTTTATGCCGTAAAATAAGTCAAAATTCTTGCAAGGTTGCATGTTGTAATTCTGTGGATGTGTGTTGTAGGTAGCTCACCTGCGTGCACACGTTCTGATCCACACTGGGGAAAAGCCATATCCATGTAACACCTGCGGCACACGTTTCCGCCATCTTCAGACGCTAAAGAGCCACCTGCgtattcacactggagagaaaccttacagcGTAAGTATTTAAACGTATTCCTTACATCAATATACATTAGGTCAATAATC is a window from the Misgurnus anguillicaudatus chromosome 21, ASM2758022v2, whole genome shotgun sequence genome containing:
- the bcl6b gene encoding B-cell CLL/lymphoma 6 member B protein; the protein is MKMEEQHLKPSQHAASTNVIEMEGYVKEFTRHSNDVLLNLNELRHRDILTDATLLVGTTKLRAHCAVLIACSGFFYTLFSRRANGACGDRGLSLTLPEGLDAGSVSMLLDFMYTSRLPLTPGTVSGVLVAATYLQMEHVADTCRTFIQHSGRVSVNPCLMETTSRAPLGGRSPPAHPIIFSSPSRPTNEAEDPIPDRARVPEESISVDSGTRMTVVPTSQSLKIKELDSLPSSPSTLFPDSPSHSTGHPNSPAESSSCNLSPQLKKRTESKPTPDPKACNWKKYKYIVLNPLCATPIKEEEEHGEGHQAQNHSHFESDKMQVSTETVNDVWAGNESGLNNRKSPTLPKIYFTPHNVVEHNFQPLTLSMNEEKGLCSPYVCTPGLGHSISQSHFLGQHPIKTEKFSTPYSGNQGNTKQSCTDKPYRCNVCGAQFNRPANLKTHSRIHSGEKPYRCDTCGARFVQVAHLRAHVLIHTGEKPYPCNTCGTRFRHLQTLKSHLRIHTGEKPYSCEKCHLHFRHKSQLRLHLRQKHGAITNTKIRYKVLADPYQHGPTLLQAC